The DNA sequence CTAGTGGTCAAGACATCTTGGAGTTTCTTTGTGGCGCCCATGAGCCTGCTCTTCAAGTCATCACAAACGGCATTGGAGTGAACAACCCTATCCTCCGAGTACATCCCATCAGCAATCTCCATGTTCTGAATCGTCTGTAAATCCGAAAGAGCCGCGTTCAGCGCCGTGATCTCGTTCTTAATCACAGCCGTCAGTTCCTGTATCTCAACAATCGGATCATTGAAAATCGACGATTTCTTCGCCACTACGAAAACACAATTGATTTTTCAGagctaattaaataaaagaaaaaattttaaaaatgaaaaagaagaagagaaagaaggaggAGTTAGTTACGTTGGGCGAGCCTTGCGATCTTCTGTGAAGTATCGTGGATTCCCAAACCGATCCGAGAGGCCTTTCGGTTGAATTCGGATCTGGAATTTGGAACCGGAGAGTCGGTGGAGGAGGGAGCATTTTCCGGTTGGTTAGGCAACGGTGGCGGAGTGGGGGCTCCGATCTTCTTCTTGAGAGTCTCCGTCACCGACCGGAACTCGGAGGTGCGGTCCCTGAAGGCGGAGGCCATGGCAGCTACcgctgttttctttttcttttttttttcttttgttattttttttttttaggtgaaATGTTATTATTCTAATCTTACACAAATATTCGTCCCTAGGAGGTAGGAGgagattctttatttttttggacaGAGTACTAAAAGTACACAAATAGGTAAGCCCATTGGCCTATCTATCAAATAATTCCTTACCAGCCGTCAGATTCATTACAACACGTGAATGTCATCCGTCAGATCTGGGTCTTCAAAAACCTGAATTGACCACCCCCTAGATAAAAACAACACTAACCAAATTCATCTTTCACGTGCCTCCTTCTTCACTCTCAAAACCCTAGCCTTTTCTTGTACAAACAGAGGAGGTTAAAGAGACGGCGCCGTTTCGCTGTCCGCCTTGACAAAGCACAGCTTCGTCTTGGCCCTCGATTTTGcaactttttttttgtctctctgAAACTCTGATCTCTATCATCATCGTTACAAATGGCACCAAAACCAACTAAGGCTGAGAAGAAGGTCGCTTACGATGCTAAGCTCTGCAAGCTTCTCGAGGAGTACACTCAGATACTTGTGGTCAATGCTGATAACGTTGGATCTAACCAGCTCCAGAACATTCGAAGGGGTCTTCGTGGTGATTCTATTGTTCTTATGGGAAAGAACACCATGATGAAGCGTTCTGTTAGAATGCATGCTGAGAGTACCGGGAACAATGTGTACCTCAGCCTTATCCCTCTTCTTGTTGTAAGTGGAACCCTAATTATTACTGTTTTTATTCAGTTTTTCATCGTTATTTTGAGAAATTGTAAACTTTCATTGTGTTTAGGTGTGTGAACACATGGATTATAACTTCTGGTTTTGTGTTGCGAACTACATGTCTAATATTCTGTTTGTTGTACCAGGGAAACGTTGGATTGATCTTCACCAAAGGTGACTTGAAGGAGGTTAGCGAGGAGGTTGCTAAGTACAAGGTAATTTAACTATTCTTTAGTTCGTATATTTGTGTTGTATAATTAGTTATTAGTAATACCATTTAATTAGTGATTGTTAGGTTCTGTTTTGTTTTGACTTGCTAGCATTTGCTATGTGTTGAATGTCTTTTTTGACTTTTTTTCAATGCTTATAGAAACAGATACTGGTAACTTTCTTATGGTTTCTTATTTTCATTGGCATTGTTTACCCGGAATTAACTGTCAGAAGTTTCAACTTTGTTTTCATGCTTGTACGTGTACATATGTTTAATAATGTTACTTGCATTTCTTTAAGCTTGTTCTTATGTAGAAGTCTTATAGGAATCACGGTACAACATTTGTTAGTTTAAAATTCTCGATGTGACACTCTTCTACGTAATGGGATGGTGTGTTTGTTTTTGCTCAGTGAATATGATGCTATTAATGATCTTCAAAACGCTTTTTCTTGAATCTGTTTGAGTTTTCTGTTTACTGCCTGTTGAACCTAGTACTTACCAACTTATATTCAAGAGGGTTTCTCATCTTTTTTTGTTATATCAACAGGTTGGAGCACCTGCTCGTGTTGGTTTGGTTGCTCCAATTGATGTTGTTGTTCCTCCAGGCAACACAGGGCTTGACCCCTCACAGACCTCTTTCTTCCAGGTATGCAATCTCGTTCTTGTTGATCTCATTTATTCTTCTTGTTGATTTTGGTGCTTATGTCAGTCTTCACAATTCAGGTTCTGAATATTCCAACCAAGATCAACAAGGGTACTGTTGAAATTATCACCCCTGTGGAACTTATTAAGAAGGGTGACAAGGTCGGTTCTTCTGAAGCTGCACTGCTTTCCAAGCTTGGCATCAGGCCCTTTTCATATGGTCTTGTTGTCCTCTCTGTCTATGACAATGGTTCAGTATTTAGCCCTGAGGTTCTCGATCTCACTGAGGACGACCTTGTTGAGAAGTTCGCCATTGGAGTCTCAATGGTGACTGCACTCTCATTGGCCATTTCATACCCGACCCTTGCAGCTGCCCCACATATGTTCATCAACGCCTACAAGAATGTTTTATCTGTTGCCATTGAGACAGATTACTCTTTCCCAGAGGCTGACAAGGTTAAGGAGTATTTGAAGGTATTGTCTCTTAAATTTGGATTATGTTACGCTAAAATACTACTACTTTAAGGTATTGTCTCTTACAACTTGCTGTGTTAATTGCAGGACCCCAGCAAATTTGCCGTGGCGGCTGTCGCTGCTCCTGCTGCTGGTGCAGGTGGTGCTCcggctgctgctgctgctaaggaagaggaaaagaaggaagAGCCTGCTGAAGAATCTGATGATGACATGGGTTTCAGTTTGTTTGACTAGGCCTTTGTTAGATTTAATATTTTAAGTATTCACTCGTTCTAGATTATGTTACGTTGtgtgttctttttgttttatataattcaattacttctagaaattttttttaCGCCTCGACCCAACAAATAGGGAAGACCAGacacaattcaatttaattttggaatttttaCAATATATTTAATTTGGGTTAACTGCCAAAAATGCCCTTGAATTATTCAAACGCTGATAAAAATGCACCCATTATTCAAACGCCGACAAAAattactatcgacaaaaatgcctttaaataatttaaaaatacaacaaaaataatttaaaaatataacaaaaatgctcaatagtaaatatgtatttttaaaaaatactttagagattgaattttgatgtaattttttgcaaacatgattagaaaacatgattagaaaaatgagatattattattcttaaaatttgataattttttactgaatatatatttttttgtgagtttttaaaagtattattagttgttaaaaaaaatacaaataaattatatacttaacaaaaaattaccaaattttaaggataataatattttatttttctaatcatgcttaaaaaaaattgcatcaaaattcaatctctaatgtattttttgagaaatacatatttaatattagataatcttgcaaaaaaaactaacattaaatatgtatttctcaaaaaatacattagaaattgaattttgatacgaTTTTTTGCaaatatgattagaaaaatgagatattattattcttaaaatttggtgattttttgttaagtatatatttttttgtgattttttaaaagtattattggctgttaacaaaaaaattataaaaaaataatatacttaacaaaaaatcaccaaattttaagaataataatatctcaattttataattattcttgcaaaaaattgcatcaaaattcaatctctaagacattttttgaaaatatatatttactattgggtatttttgttgtgtttttaaattatttaaaggtatttttgtcgatagtaaaattcaggtgtatttttgtcagcgtttgaataattcggaggcatttttggtggttaacccatttaattttgtttaaagtTGCCTGTGCTTCTATTTTTCATGAATTGTTGCACGTTAAAACGTGAAAAGCCAATGCCCTTCGCTTATATGTAACAGTATATCATAAGGTCGTGATATTCTGAAATCCTTATGAAGGTTCATCACTTTAATCAAGGAAGCTATAAAATTGTAGAAGTTGTGGACATTGAATAGCATGTGTTTAGCCAATTGAAGTTTTGTCCGTTGTCAAAGGATTAGAAACCATAAACCACTCATTCttctttggtaaaaaaattatGGTCTTTATGGTCGGACATGTTTTACTGGTAGGGTATTAAAATGGGAGATTCTATGGGTTGACAAAAAAGAGGAGAGTTCACCCCTTACTCTGTTTTGGTATGAAATATTTGGAAGTTCAAGAATAGAACAATGTTTAAGGAATACAAATCAAATTGGGCTTTTGAATATGTCAAATTGAACCTCATTTTAGATTGGTAGCTAAAATTAAAGTTTTTTTCATTTTGTCCAAACTATGATTATATAGAACCTTGATATAGTAAAAGTGGCTAAGACACCTACAGCTTAGGAGAAGAAAATAAACATGAGAAGAGGTCGACCCTAACTTGTAATATGTGGTGCAGCCTCCGAAATTCTCTGAATAACTAAGAAAAAAGTTGAATTTTAGAGAATCATGTCTTATTCTGCTATATTTTGTGGTTATCAGATATGCTAAAAATTTTATAGATGGacatacttttaaaaaattttcaaatatttttagaatacGAGTGTTTCAATACTTCTAacggttgattttaattaatacatATTATATCTTTTTTGTAATTGAGATTAATGGTTAAAACTATTGAAAAACGATTTATGTCTAGCTCTTTGTAAAACTTTTGAGCATCTCACAAGACTCTTGAACATATACGTGAACATCTTAGATGGTGTGATTATGTATGAGTAAAGTAGTTATATATTTTTAGTCTTATTTATGGTAGTGTGCTCCTTTTGATTTAAACTTCGGATTTTACTTATGAAAAAAAAGGTTTGTATTGATTCCTTTCTCAGTTGGCCATGTCATCCTCTTTGGCTTTATAAACAATAGTAATATTAGTGCGAATGATAAAATTAAGGTCAATTCTAAAATTGTATAGTAAAATATACGTCATTTCAagtgtttttttttaatcaaataggTTAAAAAAGACATTAGACACATATATGATTCAAATTTGAGATGATCCAACACTTCTAGAAATATCACGCCTTCATCTATACACGAATGACTCGGTTTAACTATTTCTATATTTGAACGGATTGAACAAGTAAACAAAGACACGAAGAATAATAAGTGTTATATTTATGTGTTTATCTCGAATTCCTACAATAAACGGATATGCATCACTCCATCATTATTGATTATATAAAACATTTCTCAAAAGTCATAACTAAGTAGTTCAAAGTAGGTTCGTTATCCTTCCAAGCCAGACATAATAACTACAAATATGAATATACTATACAATTACAATTCTAAGTTAGGTTTGATGTCAAGGTACTTTACCAAATGAAACTttagagaaaacaaaaaggaaTCATAATGGGTCATGATGAGCTCAATTTCCACGACAACTTCCCCATTCCAGTTGCTAAAGGGTAGTGACGACTTTGATGTTTAAATTCATCAGTGTTGCTGTCggcaatttttaattattttgggtAGATGTTTGCAATTTACATCAACTAATACGTAATTTGAAATTTACTACACATGCATATCTTTTAGGTCATCTAATTCATGTATTTCTACTCTTATTAGAGCCGATATTCACTTATCATTTTGGACATTTATTAAAGGACTGTTTTTTATTACTACtttctcaattaaataaaattagatatattcttttgaatatgaat is a window from the Arachis hypogaea cultivar Tifrunner chromosome 17, arahy.Tifrunner.gnm2.J5K5, whole genome shotgun sequence genome containing:
- the LOC112764105 gene encoding large ribosomal subunit protein uL10, with protein sequence MAPKPTKAEKKVAYDAKLCKLLEEYTQILVVNADNVGSNQLQNIRRGLRGDSIVLMGKNTMMKRSVRMHAESTGNNVYLSLIPLLVGNVGLIFTKGDLKEVSEEVAKYKVGAPARVGLVAPIDVVVPPGNTGLDPSQTSFFQVLNIPTKINKGTVEIITPVELIKKGDKVGSSEAALLSKLGIRPFSYGLVVLSVYDNGSVFSPEVLDLTEDDLVEKFAIGVSMVTALSLAISYPTLAAAPHMFINAYKNVLSVAIETDYSFPEADKVKEYLKDPSKFAVAAVAAPAAGAGGAPAAAAAKEEEKKEEPAEESDDDMGFSLFD